The Vitis vinifera cultivar Pinot Noir 40024 chromosome 7, ASM3070453v1 genomic interval AAAGGTATGCAAAGACCATTAGGAAAGAGTTAAGTTTGAACCACATACCCATTTGGAACTAAAGAAAACACCAATTCAAACTCAAAATTGGTTTCATATTGGCTTTgtctagtaatttttttccaaaaatagttttttgttcttcagaaaaaaaaaaaaaaaaaattctgtttGAGGAAGtagaaattagaaaatagttttcactCTCATCCTAAAgccattaaataaatataaatatttacattcatatttatttttataatattatataataataaatatggaaataatataaattaattaatataataatttttaaaatttaaaaataatataatacacaaacatataaataaaattaaatattataatttttctttaatcttaaatatatattcaCACTTAaacattatatatgttttttaataaaatttttaatattaatatatttattttatttttatcatttaatttgaaatataaaattttaaaaattaaaaattattatatattttttattttatataattattttaaatttaatatgatataCATTACCTAAACAATTTAATTATGTAGGAAAGCGTGTTGAATTTTCTAATATAACAAGTGAAGCCAGCGTCTACAGTACTTCTGTCCCATCAAATGTCCTGCAGTGGGAGTCGGCTTGGTCCTCTGTAGAATTTCAAACGCTTAATAGACTGTAGGTTTATAGGGAAGACGAAGTCAAGATTCCAGTCTTTGCAGATGTGGAGGAGATAGAGAGGAATGAGTGAAGGAGATGAACTTGGTCAAGCTCCTAAGGGATATAAATACAAGAGGACTCAAACCTCTGCTCTCTATCAAGTATCAACCATGGAGCTCTGCAGATCTTTGGTTATGAGAAATATTTCGGCTGAAGATCTTCAGGACGTGAGGAGGATATTTCGGATGAAGGTCTACGCCCTGGTCTCCATCTCCGGCGATCCCTTTATTCCTGCTGGCAAATGGAACTCCACCACTGTGGACTATGAAGGTGGCACCGACCCCACCTGGAAAACCCAATTCAGTTTCACCCTCCATGACCCCTCCCTCCACCGCAACCTCCAGCGCCTCAACTTCCAATTCTACTGCGAGCGATCTCTCGGGGACAAGATCGTTGGAGAATTCAGCATCCCGGTGAAGTCACTCTTTGACAAGGTTGGGAACCGCGACGTTTCCAGCAGCGGTTGTTATCCGGTGACGAATTCTTCCGGAGGCGAACAAGGGGCTGTCAAGTTCACGTTCGAGTTTGGCCAGCCGCTTGCTCGCGTGGTAACGCCACCGCGGTCTCAGCTACCACCAAGGCCTCAAGTGCACGTCCAACCAACGGTAGACGTGCAACTGAACCTGAATATTTCAGGGGATTGTCTGCAGCAGGGGTACACTGCTGcatgtgatgatgacaatgaaTTGGCATGTGACGATTGTTGTGATGAAGAGGACGACTATGATGATTTCTGTTAGAAAAAGAAATCTGAAGAAAGAATTGagagaaaagatgaaaagaattcTCTTCATTCCTCTTGTCACAAAATACAAGGCTGCTCTGTTATATAACAGAGTAAAATGGCTCAACAAAAACTGAACCagaaaaacagaaacaaaactTAACAACAAACTGAACAAAATAACTCAAAAATAGCTCAGCTTACAATAATGACAAAACTACCCTTctagtaaaaaataactaatacAATCAATCctaatactccccctcaagaTGGACTAAAGATGTTCTTTAGACCCATCTTGCCAATAAGAAGCTTAAAAGAAGAAGGATGAAGGGCTTTTGTCAAAACATCTGCTAACTGGTGTTCTGTAGAAACAAACATAGGCTTGAGAACCCCACTTTGAACCTTGTCTCGAACAAGATGACAATCAATCTCAATGTGTTTTGTGCGTTCATGAAACACGGGATTTTCAGCCATATGTAAAGCAGACTGATTGTCACAAAAAAGAAGAGCAGGAGCAGAATGATCTATACCAAAGTCCTTGAGAAGAGCAAGAAGCCAAGTAATCTCACAAGAAGTATTGGCCATAGCACGATACTCAGCTTCAGCAGAAGAGCGAGAAACAATGTGTTGTTTCTTGGATTTCCATGACACCAAAGAATTCcccaagaaaacacaaaaaccaGTAACAGATCTTCTCGAATCGGGACAACGAGCCCAATCTGAATCAGTATAAGCCATCAAACGAAGCTCTGAATTACTAGGAAAGAACAAACCCATGCCAGGATTACCTTTAAGGTAACGAAGGATTCTTTGAGCAGCATGTAAATGGGGCAATTTAGGACGAGAAATGAACTGACTAAGTCGACCTACAGCATAAGAAATGTCAGGTCGTGTTAATGTCAAATATAACAGCTTCCCAAGTAGCCTACGATACAAGCTAACATCAGGAAGATCAACCCCCTCATCCATGGATAACTTGACATTAGCTTCCATAGGTGTACTAGCAGCTTTGCAACCTAAATACCCGAAATCAGAAAGCAAATCAAGAACATATTTTCGCTGAGAAACACAGATTCCAGTAGAGGATTTAGCAATTTCAAGACCAAGGAAATACTTGACATCACCCAAATCCTTCAGTTTGAAGAGTTTATTCAACTCAGATTTCAAATCAGCAATGGCCCCTTGATTATTACTAGCTATAAtcacatcatcaacataaacaagaAGAGCAATGAACAAGCCATCAACATTTTTGATGAAAAGAGAATGATCGGAAGGAGATTGACTGAATCCCAAGCCCATAATGGCAGTAGAAAACTTAGAAAACCACTGTCTTGAggcttgtttgagaccatataaGGATTTATGAAGCAAACAAACAGCATTCGAAGGCAAAGACTCCCCCTTTCTATTATAACCAGGAGGTAACTTCATATACACTTCCTCATTCAAGTCtccatgaaggaaagcattgtTCACATCCAATTGTGACAAATGCCAACCTTTAACAGCAGCAATAGCCAAAAGCAATTTAACAGTCACTAGTTTTGCCACTGGTGAAAAAGTATCAACATAATCAATGCCTTCACGTTGAGTATACCCTTTTGCCACTAAACGAGCTTTATACCGTTCTATGGTACCATCAACCTTATGTTTAACTTTGTACACCCATTTACAGCCAACAGGGTGCTTACCAACAGGTAAACTAACAATGGACCAGGTCTTATTTTCCTCAAGAGCCTCTAATTCACAATCCATGGCAGCCCTCCATTCTGGTATTTCAGCAGCCTTTGCAAAAGAGCTGGGTTCTGAAATAATGGAAACTGAGAGAGAAAAAAGTTTGTAAGAAGAAGAGAGCTTATCATAACTCAAAAAATGTTGTATGGGATGAGAAGTGGAGTGAGTTTCAACATGAGCAACAGAGTTGATTAAAGAGCAGTGATAATCTTTCAAATATGAAGGTTGTTTGGAGACTCTTGTTGGTCGTGAAGAAGGAGCAACTTGAAGAGGTGGCTGTGAAATAACACGAGGAAGAACTGAGGAAGATTGATCATTATCAGCAGCAATACAAGGAAGAACTCGATCATGAAACAAATCAGAAGAAATATCAGGAGAAGAACAGGGATTTGTCTTTGAAAAAGGAAAGATCTCTTcatgaaaaataacatttctAGAGATAGATATGGAACGTGTCTCTATATCCAGTAATTTGTACCCTTTAAAACCAAAGGGATAACCAAGAAAAACGGCTGCTTTGGCTCGAGGTGAGAATTTTGTCCTGTTAGCTTTCAAAGTAGAAACATAACACAAGCAACCAAAGACCCGCAAATGACTATAATCAGGCAGCTTATCATGTAGGATTTCAAAAGGAGTCTTATTGTTTAGAAAAGGACTTGGTGTTCTATTGATTAAGTATACTGCAGTGAGTATACAGTCACTCCAGTAGCAGACAGGAAGGCTGGACTGAAAAAGAAGAGCACGGGCCACATTTAGAATATGCTGGTGTTTCCTTTCTACCACAGAATTCTGTTGAGGAGTTTCAACACAAGAACGATAGTGTATGACACCAAGAGAATGATAGAAATTGGAAAGAAATAATTCTGGAGCATTATCTGATCTTATGGCCTTAACTTCCTTACCAAACTGcttctttacaaaagcaaagaaatctggaatatATTTTTGAACTTCAGATTTATTCTTCAACATATAAACCCAAGTTACTCGACTATAATCATCAACTATAGTCAAGAAAAATTTGTAGCCTTCAACACTGCCAACAGAAAAAGGTCCCCATATATCTAGATGCAAAAGATCAAAAGTGGAAGAACATCTTTTATTAAGAGAAATGTAAGGCAGACAACGCTGCTTAGCTAAAGGACATACATTGCAGGGAGTAAGATCAAAGGTTGAATCAAAATCCAATATAGATTGTAGACCTTTTAAACGACTAAAAGAAGGATGTCCAAGTCTAGAATGCCACAAAGAA includes:
- the LOC104879760 gene encoding protein SRC2 homolog, whose translation is MSEGDELGQAPKGYKYKRTQTSALYQVSTMELCRSLVMRNISAEDLQDVRRIFRMKVYALVSISGDPFIPAGKWNSTTVDYEGGTDPTWKTQFSFTLHDPSLHRNLQRLNFQFYCERSLGDKIVGEFSIPVKSLFDKVGNRDVSSSGCYPVTNSSGGEQGAVKFTFEFGQPLARVVTPPRSQLPPRPQVHVQPTVDVQLNLNISGDCLQQGYTAACDDDNELACDDCCDEEDDYDDFC